A window of Chrysoperla carnea chromosome 3, inChrCarn1.1, whole genome shotgun sequence genomic DNA:
tttaaatgttctgTATTTTGACATCTAGGTTGATTTACTCACTAAGTTCTAGCATTTCCCGATAGATAGCAACACTGGCCAGACTTCTGAGCCAACCTGGGTATAGTTACACGTTTCACCACCAATGCAGTGCTGCTCCATCTTGGTGTTGTCAAAGTGCTGGATTTTGTTGTCTTCCAACTTTTGTTTCCTCAAGCTTATTTTTAAGCTGTTGAGAGCTGGTAAGTGAATTTTCTTTTACTGTAATCCTTTGTTTAACTTAATATCAATACAActatttgtttatgtttatagTTTACAAACTGAGATGAGTTTTGTAGGTTGGTCTAACTTTGTCCCAGATTTAGGGTAACTTTGGCCCAACAtggcccaaaatttttttgctgttATTTATCCATTTAAGATGCTAAATCATTGCAGTATATCCCTGTTAAACTGTATATAATAACAATTGTGTGTTTTGTTGCAGGGAAAATGCCAAGAAACCGGATAAAACCACTAGGGACTAGAAATTACGGTAACTACAAACCAGAAATATTGGATGAATGTCTTGAGGCCATACGATCAGGTGAGTTAACACAAAGAGCTGCAGAAACAAGGTATGGCATTCCTCGTTCTACAATTAAGAATAAATTGAAAGGCAGGCATATGAATACAGTTGGTCGAGCAAGAACATTTAGCGATGAAGAAGAGCTGGCTTTTGAAAAGCACTTGATAACACTATCTGACTATGGATTTCCAGTTGTTGAGACTGATTTCAGATATGCAGTAAAATGCTATTTAGATAAGAAAGGTGTCAAGATAGATAGGTTTCAAAACAACCTCCCTGGCTACGAATGGACCAAATCGTTTTTGAAAAGGCATGAGAAGCTGACAAGTCGTCTCAGCTCtaacataaaaaaagtaagagCTGAAGTTGGTGCtaaagatattgaaaattacATGGAAAACCTGAAAGAAGTTATCGAAAACGTTCCTGCCACTCATATTTGGAACTACGATGAAACAAATCTTTCAGATGACCCTGGAAACAAAAAGGTAATTTGTAAGAGGGGAGCTAAATATGTGGAAAACATATGCAATCATAGTAAAAGTGCAACCTCTCTCATGTTTTCTGGAAATGCTGCAGGGACTCTTCTCCCCCCCTATGTAGTGTACAAGGCAGATAACATGTGGACAACTTGGACTGAGAATGGACCAGCAGGGGCTCGTTATAATCGTTCTAAAAGTGGCTGGTTTGACGCTATATGTTTCGAAGATTGGTTTGAGTCGTTGTTCTTACCTCATGTGAGAACTCAAAATGGGCCAAAAGTTATTATCGGGGATAACTTGTCTTCACACATTAGTTTAAACGTACTTAGGCTTTGTGAAGaaaacaatgttaaatttgTCTGCTTACCACCGAACTCCACCCATCTTACACAACCTCTAGATGTGGCCTTCTTTTCCCCCATGAAAAAGTCATGGCGAGCAATCTTAAGCAAATGGAAAGAGTCCGCTTCTGGCTCTAAGTTCACAACCATTCCAAAGGACGCATTTCCGACTCTATTAAAAGAGTTAATGGCTAGTTTGGCAGAAAATCAAGAAAGAAACCTGATGGCTGGATTTGAAAAGTGTGGAATCCATCCTTTTAACAAACAGAAACTACTAGACAGGCTGCCAGAAAACCAACCGGTTGACAACACAGTAATAGGAGAAGCCTTTCTTGAGCAACTGGAGAAAAAGAGAGCTGAATACTTGACGAAAGATGGCCCCAAAAAGAGAAAGAAGAAGCTGCAAGTGCCCGCAGGAAAGAGTGTTTCGGTTAAGGATGTAGAAGAAGCTACCGGTATCTTAGAAGCAACCAATAAACCCTCTTCGTCAAAGCAGACTTCGTCAAAATCTGAGAAAGAAAAAGTTCCCAAGAAGAAGCATAAACAGACTTACAATTCTTCTTCGGATGAAGACGATGTGGAAATGGTATTAGAGTCAGATGGAGTGAGTGAATCATTTTCAGACCTAGAAGACCTTCAGGAAGAATCTAAGAAAGCCGAACCTACtgctgaaacaaaaaaacaaaaatggaaagcaGAAGATTTTGCCGTTGATAACTTTGTAATTGTGATCTACAATGGTCAAAAGTACCCTGGCAAAATAGTAAGCATTTTTGATCATGGCCCAGTAGTTGAGTGCAtggagaagaaaataaaattctggcGCTGGCCTGAGAAGCAAGACCGCATGGCCTATGACTGGGATGACGTTTGGGAAAAAATAAATCCTCCTAAAATAGCATCAAAGAGGAACCAGTTCACAGTCCCAGAACTAGACAATTTCGTGGaataacttgaaatatttttacttccttTTGTAACAATAAAGTGTGATTTTTACTTCGTTTTGTAACAATAAAGTGTGGTTTTCTTAGCAGTTTGTTTTCCTTTTCCACTTTTTTGTCCaaatcataaagtttaaaagtaaaaatctaaTAAACTTGAAAACTGAATACTTGAAAAGAATCTTGTATAGGGTAACTTTGCTCCACTTATGATATGGTACTAAATTTCAAAGGTTTTAATGGATGGGACAAAGTTACCCCAATCCCAGGTAACTTTGtcccaatttttaaaaattttttatctaggtTAGGAAAATTATTAGGGACTTATACTAATGCTTAAATTTGTGGCACATAATCGAATAATAACTGGAAAAACTTAAAACACAATCTTCATCACAAATAGATTGGTAAAAACTGGTTTGTTTCACAAAAAACTGGGAAAGTTGGGCCAAAGTTACCCCAGTTGACGGTACCTAGTTAATGAACGTCACAGTAAATgatattcaatgaattttaatgtCGGCAAAAAATTGCTCGCAAGGGATTTCCATCCCTTGATCCCCGTGGGAATTTAATAgccgttttaaattgtttttttttttttaaatataatttttttggataaatataCGGCATACCATtctttttatattgataaagtaaaatttttatgtctcTGAGACAACAAGCTAGAATGATGATggattaaattacaaaaattgaatttccagGGTATCTGTTGTATTGATGAAAGCTACCAGGAATGATGGCTATTCATGTTTGTAAAGAATATGTACCACGATTGTCTGGATTCCGTATGACCTCAAGAGAGGGGCTCAAATCTATGCCAAATTGTaaagtttaaagtgttattcaaggaaaaaaaaaattgcctggAAAAAGGACCCAAGTTGAGGCAATCCCGGGTTTCAATGGGGAAAAAGCGTAACACCACGTTACGCTTAATGGTTGAAAGTAAACCCTAAAAATTTAATCCCAGTATAACCTACTTGGTGAGTCAGTGGATCGCTGCTAGGCTGCCATTTAGAAAACATGCGTTCGAAACCAAaactagacaaaatattttaaaaaaatattatcatagttttttatagccaagttaataatttcaatttaaaaattataaaattgttattattcatactatgtttaaatttaaaaaaaaagtgagaacaattgactgagtttatagttaaaaaaccatgtaaagacagtgttgattattctgtcatattacacatacatacatgtcacacatatgtaactgatattcccatataatatatactatacaatttgcgctctcacgggtaaaaagtgatgtttacgaaaaaatgattcaaacaaaagttgtttattttatctctaacggtttacaagattggtcttacggacccaagacccaatggacctatgttgctcatttgcgaactcaaCTCTACTTATAACGTCCTGAGTACGATGTAAAAATTgatcagcttgatatctgttttcgtttttaagttaccgtgtggacagacggacggacgcgCGGACaaatggaaatggactaattaggcgattttatgaactcttaccaaaattttgttggtagcatcaacatttttaagcgttacaaactcgagactaaatttagtataccttgatatattttatatatacatggtataaaaaacacagtttaaaaaacatggtttttcccaagttttaagtttttacttctgTAGACAGTTCCCATgactgatatttttttattaaaaattcaatgaatctATTTGAAGAAATGACTAATAGTTAATGTAGTGTATAATATAGTGTAGATTGGATCTAGTTTTCCGGAtcgctttaatagtcaatttacaTGATAAATGGTAAGAattagaataacactttaaattagaaagttgattctcataaaaaaaaaactttctttttttatttaaaactttctttttttatttaaaacattttttttcgaaaatcgttaccTTTCGCAGAAAATACgactaaaaatatgttattattgcatttaatcgtaAGATAACACGCTTGAAGTTTATCGATAAtcgtaggtcaaagtcatgaacAGGCGAATgttctattgcccttgacaactgttggctaaagtatttttctgtagttggcgtgttttctttcgattaaataaaatatttttttttaattcgcatttcctccgaaagataagatatttcaaaaaaattgaagtttattctatctcttaccatttatcatttaaattgactattaaagcaacccggagaactaggtctAATCCATTGTAGaatatgatgtcccccatcaacctctgcaacttttatttaagttagtttttgattggttaaatacaaaacgagctattagtcataatatattaaaatggtccaccctgtattatgtatgtttgtttattactatatctactgaggaagtgagaagaaagatacttttattactttgtgtgtaagaatgattgtctttctttacttacatgacgtaaaaaaaacaaatgattgcgtcatcaacactgtctatccatagtatttcaataattaaatcagtcagttgtttaattttcaattttaatttttttttaggttcacaaaatttaaagtcTACACAGATTATACAGAAAAAGAAACCTATTGAAAAAAGGCGAATACGTGAGaaaaatactgttaaaaatgtgaaaacatTTAGGGCACTCATTTCAAATAaggaatttaagaaaaatcctttaaaaatgatgacagaaattataaatacaaatatattaaaacaaacgtaattaataatcttaaaaatatatggaaaatatatatctatttttaatgcGAAATATTTAGAAAGGATGACATAAactcaaaaatcattaaaagattgctcaaaagttatttatataaatatacatatatataaatcaaaGATCTAATTGTTTTAGTGATAGAAAGGACCCGGacataatatattgatttttggtttcggttaaaattttttgaaaactatgggttaaggtagttttgatcatgctgatcaaaagttcttatggactcaaccctcaaaaacccTCCCCTTCCGAGCTTCGTCCTTTCAAAGTTTATGCCTATATGAAGGGCTCTGAAGGGAAGGGTATTTGAGGGTTGATTcattaagaacttttgatcagaatgaccAAAACTACtatagttttcaaatatttaaaccgagatcaaaaatcaatatctcATGAATGTATAACCTTTGAAGAGCCGCAGCTCGGGAGGAAAGAGTTTGGAGGGTTGGGcccataagaacttttgatcagcatgatcaaaactaccttaatccataattttcaaaaaattttaaccgaaacaaaaaatcaatgtatTATGCCCGGGGTCCTTTaccctttattttattttcaaacttcgATATCCAAATATTTTAGTTCTAGTTATTGAATATAGTTAATAAGTACCACGATACTGGgaataaaatcatatattaagaaattattttttttaatacaattattaaaaaacatgcaacaaACTTACATTTCGCTAATTATCCTtcgctaaatttattcataaaacacattaaagataattatatcaaaacatgtaaacattatcaaaaattataaattagtgGGTTTCCCCACTAAATAATAATTGGTCGCGTGAACTACTACTATAAGTTTGGtggtatagaaaaatttattttttcgattttatcataatttcgtatttttatttttataagcatTTTAGTAAAgttttacatattaatttttaactttgtaaacaattttggtgatgtgttatatgaattaatttagctaccgacgatgattgcgttgtaATTGAATATCTTACATAAAATTTctgaatacaaaattaaaagtatcgggttatttatttcaattatt
This region includes:
- the LOC123294920 gene encoding uncharacterized protein LOC123294920 isoform X1; the encoded protein is MQCCSILVLSKCWILLSSNFCFLKLIFKLLRAGKMPRNRIKPLGTRNYGNYKPEILDECLEAIRSGELTQRAAETRYGIPRSTIKNKLKGRHMNTVGRARTFSDEEELAFEKHLITLSDYGFPVVETDFRYAVKCYLDKKGVKIDRFQNNLPGYEWTKSFLKRHEKLTSRLSSNIKKVRAEVGAKDIENYMENLKEVIENVPATHIWNYDETNLSDDPGNKKVICKRGAKYVENICNHSKSATSLMFSGNAAGTLLPPYVVYKADNMWTTWTENGPAGARYNRSKSGWFDAICFEDWFESLFLPHVRTQNGPKVIIGDNLSSHISLNVLRLCEENNVKFVCLPPNSTHLTQPLDVAFFSPMKKSWRAILSKWKESASGSKFTTIPKDAFPTLLKELMASLAENQERNLMAGFEKCGIHPFNKQKLLDRLPENQPVDNTVIGEAFLEQLEKKRAEYLTKDGPKKRKKKLQVPAGKSVSVKDVEEATGILEATNKPSSSKQTSSKSEKEKVPKKKHKQTYNSSSDEDDVEMVLESDGVSESFSDLEDLQEESKKAEPTAETKKQKWKAEDFAVDNFVIVIYNGQKYPGKIVSIFDHGPVVECMEKKIKFWRWPEKQDRMAYDWDDVWEKINPPKIASKRNQFTVPELDNFVE
- the LOC123294920 gene encoding uncharacterized protein LOC123294920 isoform X2 is translated as MWTTWTENGPAGARYNRSKSGWFDAICFEDWFESLFLPHVRTQNGPKVIIGDNLSSHISLNVLRLCEENNVKFVCLPPNSTHLTQPLDVAFFSPMKKSWRAILSKWKESASGSKFTTIPKDAFPTLLKELMASLAENQERNLMAGFEKCGIHPFNKQKLLDRLPENQPVDNTVIGEAFLEQLEKKRAEYLTKDGPKKRKKKLQVPAGKSVSVKDVEEATGILEATNKPSSSKQTSSKSEKEKVPKKKHKQTYNSSSDEDDVEMVLESDGVSESFSDLEDLQEESKKAEPTAETKKQKWKAEDFAVDNFVIVIYNGQKYPGKIVSIFDHGPVVECMEKKIKFWRWPEKQDRMAYDWDDVWEKINPPKIASKRNQFTVPELDNFVE